One Polaribacter sp. KT25b DNA segment encodes these proteins:
- a CDS encoding DEAD/DEAH box helicase, with translation MAEISTSKKIIGKELYGYQQDALEEIFQRFKDAPQDYHLLYQLPTGGGKTVIFSEIVRRYIKTYKKKVLVLTHRIELSKQTSKMLNEFGVKNKIINSTAILDDQDNFNCFVAMVETLKNRLNDDKVDISDVGLVIVDEAHYNSFTKIFKFFDESFILGVTATPLSSNTKLPMYENYQELFVGESIQHLIDNEYLASANMYSYNVGLTSLEVGANGDYTVKSSEDLYTNTDMLSKLVSAYEETAKGKKTLIFNNGINTSIQVFHAFKKAGYPIAHLDNTNTKKEREFILKWFHKTPNAILTSVSILTTGFDEPSIEAIILNRATKSLTLYYQMIGRGSRIYGDKNTFEVVDLGNNFHRFGAWGADLDWQKMFRAPDYYLDAILSDEDIESTFRYELPADVKKEFAKSTDTYFDMKKVYIDTIKAGESSKRVLEKSIEHHAIMCIENSEDVFDALILAKMLGEEIDDRINRYAKCISKSTHNFVTWLKDDYRKKLNAFLRSNFDEIFEEIYGYPPED, from the coding sequence TTGGCAGAAATAAGTACTTCAAAAAAAATTATAGGTAAAGAGTTATACGGATATCAACAAGATGCGCTTGAAGAAATTTTTCAACGATTTAAAGACGCGCCTCAAGATTATCATCTTTTATATCAATTACCTACAGGAGGTGGAAAAACCGTGATTTTTTCTGAAATTGTTAGACGTTATATAAAAACTTATAAGAAGAAAGTTTTAGTTTTAACTCATAGAATTGAGTTAAGTAAACAAACTTCTAAAATGTTAAATGAATTTGGTGTTAAAAACAAAATCATTAATTCAACTGCAATTTTAGACGATCAAGATAATTTTAATTGTTTTGTAGCCATGGTTGAAACTTTGAAAAATAGGTTAAATGATGATAAAGTTGATATTTCTGATGTAGGTTTAGTAATTGTTGATGAGGCGCATTATAATTCATTTACAAAAATATTTAAGTTTTTTGATGAATCTTTTATCCTTGGTGTTACTGCAACTCCTTTAAGTTCAAACACTAAGTTGCCAATGTATGAGAATTATCAAGAGCTATTTGTTGGCGAATCTATACAGCATTTAATTGATAATGAATACTTGGCAAGTGCAAATATGTACTCTTATAATGTAGGTTTAACTTCGTTAGAAGTAGGTGCAAATGGAGATTATACTGTAAAATCTTCTGAAGATTTATATACAAATACAGACATGCTTTCTAAATTAGTTTCGGCTTATGAAGAAACAGCAAAAGGAAAGAAAACATTAATTTTTAATAATGGTATAAATACATCTATTCAGGTTTTTCATGCATTTAAAAAAGCAGGATATCCTATTGCACATTTAGATAATACAAATACCAAAAAAGAAAGAGAATTTATTTTAAAATGGTTTCATAAAACACCAAATGCTATTCTTACTTCTGTAAGTATTTTAACAACTGGATTCGATGAACCAAGTATTGAAGCAATTATTTTAAATAGGGCTACAAAATCATTAACCCTATATTACCAAATGATAGGACGTGGTTCTCGAATATACGGAGATAAAAATACTTTTGAAGTTGTAGATTTAGGAAATAATTTTCACAGATTTGGAGCTTGGGGAGCAGATTTAGACTGGCAAAAAATGTTTAGAGCTCCAGATTACTATTTAGATGCTATTCTTTCTGACGAAGATATAGAAAGTACTTTTAGATACGAATTACCAGCAGATGTTAAAAAAGAGTTTGCAAAATCTACAGACACTTATTTTGATATGAAAAAAGTGTATATTGATACTATTAAAGCTGGTGAATCATCTAAAAGAGTTTTAGAAAAATCTATAGAGCATCATGCAATTATGTGTATTGAAAATAGTGAAGATGTTTTTGATGCTTTAATTTTAGCTAAAATGCTAGGAGAGGAGATCGATGATAGAATTAATAGATATGCAAAATGTATTTCTAAAAGCACACATAATTTTGTAACTTGGTTAAAAGATGATTATAGAAAGAAATTAAACGCTTTTTTAAGATCTAATTTTGATGAAATTTTTGAAGAAATATACGGTTACCCTCCTGAAGACTAG
- the ytxJ gene encoding bacillithiol system redox-active protein YtxJ, with amino-acid sequence MSIFNKIFGESSSSESSSKSNLKINWIPLNDVSQLKEIKEESKTTSVFIFKHSTRCGISSMVIKRFEKLFTEEHEHLKVYYLDLLNYRNISDEVGYTFQVMHQSPQLLVIKNEISVFDASHYDITNINLARFI; translated from the coding sequence ATGAGTATATTTAATAAAATCTTTGGAGAATCATCTTCTTCAGAATCATCTTCTAAATCAAATTTAAAAATAAATTGGATACCTTTAAATGATGTAAGTCAGTTAAAAGAAATTAAAGAAGAATCTAAAACTACATCAGTTTTTATATTTAAACATTCAACTCGTTGCGGAATTAGCAGTATGGTTATTAAGCGATTTGAAAAATTATTTACAGAAGAACATGAGCATTTAAAAGTATATTATCTTGATTTATTAAATTATAGAAATATATCTGATGAAGTAGGTTATACTTTTCAAGTTATGCATCAATCACCACAATTATTAGTCATAAAAAATGAAATTTCTGTCTTTGATGCTTCCCATTATGATATAACGAATATTAATTTAGCAAGATTTATTTAG
- the clpB gene encoding ATP-dependent chaperone ClpB, with translation MNFNNYTTKSQETIQMAQQIAQGFGHNQIENEHLFKALTQVDENVLPFLLKKLNINIDVVAQILDKQLESLPKVSGAELMLSREASKTLTEAAVIAKKMKDDYVSIEHLILAIFKSKSNIAQVLKDQGVTEKHLKAAIEELRKGENVTSQSQEETYNSLNKYAKNLNQLAEEGKLDPVIGRDEEIRRLLQILSRRTKNNPILVGEPGTGKTAIAEGLAHRIVDGDVPENLKNKLIFSLDMGALIAGAKYKGEFEERLKAVIKEVTNSDGDIVLFIDEIHTLVGAGGGQGAMDAANILKPALARGELRAIGATTLDEYQKYFEKDKALERRFQKVIVNEPDTESAISILRGIKEKYETHHKVRIKDEAIIGAVELSQRYITNRFLPDKAIDLMDEAMAKLRMEINSKPEELDVLDRKIMQLEIEIEAIKREKDETKLKSLRSDLANLKEERNEMNAKWKSEKDIVDNIQNAKAAIEDYKIEAEKAEREGDYGKVAEIRYGKIQKAQEDLEGFQKVLHENQSEKSLIKEEVTYEDIAEVVAKWTGIPVTKMIQSDREKLLRLESQLHKRVVGQGEAIIAVSDAVRRSRAGLQNPNKPVGSFLFLGTTGVGKTELAKALAEYLFDDENAMTRIDMSEYQEKHSVSRLIGAPPGYVGYDEGGQLTEAVRRRPYSVVLLDEIEKAHPDTFNILLQVLDEGRLTDNKGRIADFKNTIIIMTSNIGSQIIQEKFSDPKADLESVTELAKIEVLALLKQSVRPEFLNRIDDVIMFTPLSKNDIFEIVRLQIEQLKKMIGKQDITLDATDEAITYLAKKGYQPEFGARPVKRVIQKEVLNQLSKEILSGKVTTDSIILLDAFDDQLVFRNQSEFVEN, from the coding sequence ATGAACTTTAACAACTATACAACAAAATCGCAAGAAACCATACAAATGGCGCAACAAATTGCGCAAGGTTTTGGTCATAATCAAATAGAAAACGAACATCTTTTTAAAGCTTTAACACAAGTTGATGAAAATGTTTTACCTTTTTTATTAAAGAAATTAAACATCAATATTGATGTTGTAGCACAGATTTTAGATAAACAATTAGAAAGTTTACCTAAAGTTTCTGGTGCAGAATTAATGCTTTCTAGAGAAGCTAGTAAAACATTAACAGAAGCCGCTGTTATTGCTAAAAAAATGAAAGATGATTATGTTTCAATCGAGCATTTAATTTTAGCAATTTTTAAATCGAAAAGTAATATTGCTCAAGTTTTAAAAGATCAAGGAGTAACAGAAAAACACTTAAAAGCTGCAATTGAAGAACTTAGAAAAGGCGAAAATGTAACGTCTCAAAGCCAAGAAGAAACGTACAATTCTTTAAATAAATATGCAAAAAATTTAAATCAGTTAGCAGAAGAAGGTAAACTAGATCCTGTAATTGGTAGAGATGAAGAAATTAGAAGATTATTACAAATTTTATCAAGAAGAACAAAAAATAACCCAATTTTAGTTGGTGAACCTGGAACAGGTAAAACAGCAATTGCAGAAGGATTAGCGCACAGAATTGTAGATGGTGATGTACCAGAAAACTTGAAAAATAAATTAATTTTTTCTTTGGATATGGGTGCGTTAATTGCTGGCGCAAAATATAAAGGTGAATTTGAAGAACGACTAAAAGCAGTTATAAAAGAGGTAACAAATTCTGATGGTGATATTGTACTTTTTATTGATGAAATTCACACCTTAGTTGGTGCTGGTGGCGGTCAAGGTGCAATGGATGCAGCAAATATTTTAAAACCTGCTTTAGCTCGTGGAGAATTGCGTGCAATTGGTGCAACTACCTTGGATGAATATCAAAAATATTTTGAAAAAGACAAAGCTTTAGAAAGACGTTTTCAAAAAGTAATTGTGAACGAACCAGACACAGAAAGTGCTATTTCTATTTTAAGAGGAATTAAAGAAAAATATGAAACACACCATAAAGTTCGTATAAAAGATGAAGCAATTATTGGTGCTGTAGAATTATCTCAACGTTATATTACCAATCGATTTTTGCCAGATAAAGCAATTGATTTAATGGATGAAGCGATGGCTAAACTGCGTATGGAAATAAACTCTAAACCAGAAGAATTAGATGTTTTAGATAGAAAAATAATGCAATTAGAAATCGAAATTGAAGCCATAAAACGAGAAAAAGATGAAACGAAATTAAAATCTTTACGATCTGATTTAGCAAATCTAAAAGAAGAACGTAACGAAATGAATGCAAAATGGAAATCTGAAAAAGATATTGTAGATAATATTCAGAATGCAAAAGCAGCCATTGAAGATTATAAAATTGAAGCCGAAAAAGCAGAACGTGAAGGAGATTATGGTAAAGTTGCAGAAATTAGATATGGTAAAATTCAAAAAGCGCAAGAAGATTTAGAAGGTTTTCAAAAAGTTTTACACGAAAATCAATCTGAAAAATCATTAATAAAAGAAGAAGTAACCTACGAAGATATTGCAGAAGTTGTTGCAAAATGGACTGGAATTCCGGTTACAAAAATGATTCAATCAGATCGTGAAAAATTACTAAGACTAGAGTCTCAACTACATAAAAGAGTTGTTGGTCAAGGAGAAGCAATTATTGCAGTTTCTGATGCTGTTAGACGATCAAGAGCTGGTTTGCAAAACCCTAATAAACCTGTTGGAAGTTTCTTATTTTTAGGAACAACAGGAGTTGGTAAAACTGAGTTAGCAAAAGCTTTAGCAGAATATCTTTTTGATGATGAAAACGCCATGACTAGAATTGATATGAGCGAATATCAAGAAAAACATTCTGTAAGTAGATTAATTGGTGCGCCTCCAGGATATGTTGGTTATGATGAAGGTGGGCAATTAACAGAAGCTGTTAGAAGAAGACCTTATTCTGTGGTACTTTTAGATGAAATTGAAAAAGCACATCCAGATACATTTAATATTCTTTTGCAAGTTTTAGATGAAGGTAGATTAACGGATAATAAAGGTAGAATTGCAGATTTTAAAAACACAATTATTATAATGACTTCAAATATTGGAAGCCAAATAATTCAAGAGAAATTTAGCGATCCAAAAGCAGATTTAGAATCTGTTACAGAATTAGCAAAAATTGAGGTTTTAGCATTATTAAAACAATCTGTAAGACCAGAATTCTTAAACAGAATAGATGATGTTATTATGTTTACACCTTTAAGTAAAAATGATATTTTTGAAATTGTAAGATTACAAATTGAACAGTTAAAGAAAATGATTGGCAAACAAGATATTACTTTAGATGCTACAGATGAAGCAATTACATATTTAGCTAAAAAAGGTTATCAGCCAGAATTTGGAGCAAGACCTGTAAAAAGAGTTATTCAAAAAGAAGTTTTAAATCAACTTTCTAAAGAAATTTTATCAGGTAAAGTAACGACAGATAGTATAATTTTATTAGACGCTTTTGATGATCAACTAGTATTTAGAAATCAATCTGAATTTGTTGAAAATTAA
- a CDS encoding histidine phosphatase family protein yields the protein MKKYLLVLFVVLISCNSNSKKEETDTATTTYFLIRHAEKDRTDASNKDPNLNPEGLERAEKWAKYFQNIDLDAVYSTNYNRTQQTAKPTADSKKLAIINYNPSNMYDSIFQKNTSGKTTLVVGHSNTTPAFVNKILDQKKYKDIDDNDNSSLFIITINKNGKTSKIEKVN from the coding sequence ATGAAAAAATATCTTTTAGTATTATTTGTTGTATTAATTTCTTGTAATTCAAACTCCAAAAAAGAAGAAACAGATACTGCCACAACCACTTATTTTTTGATTAGACATGCCGAAAAAGATAGAACTGATGCTAGTAATAAAGACCCTAATTTAAATCCAGAAGGTTTAGAAAGAGCAGAAAAATGGGCAAAATACTTTCAAAATATTGATTTAGATGCTGTTTATTCTACAAATTATAATAGAACACAACAAACAGCAAAACCAACTGCAGACAGTAAAAAATTAGCCATTATAAATTATAATCCAAGTAATATGTATGATTCTATATTTCAGAAAAATACATCAGGAAAAACAACATTAGTTGTTGGTCATAGTAATACAACACCTGCTTTTGTAAACAAAATTTTAGACCAAAAAAAATATAAAGACATTGATGATAATGACAATTCTAGCTTATTTATTATCACCATTAATAAGAACGGAAAAACTAGTAAAATAGAAAAAGTTAATTAA
- a CDS encoding DUF6503 family protein has product MRYLFILLFTLLSAVHSSEKKLTAQQIIDKTITASGADKIANSQIRFKFRDKNYAAVRRNGNFKLFRTYKNKFSEIEEDLVSNNGYSKFLNGHKLPELENSKAKSNENAVNSVHYFSVLPYGLNDEAVRKKLLPSATIKGKEYYKIEVTFSENGGGEDFEDVFIYWIGKKDFLIDYLAYAYHTNGGGKRFRVLKEQCSINGIRFVDYHNYKPENTSIALIDTDKAFENNQLKKISEIVLEDIEVKILE; this is encoded by the coding sequence ATGAGATATTTATTTATACTTTTATTTACGTTACTAAGTGCTGTTCATTCATCAGAAAAAAAACTAACAGCGCAACAAATTATTGATAAAACAATTACAGCTTCTGGTGCTGATAAAATTGCAAATTCTCAAATAAGATTTAAGTTTAGAGATAAAAATTATGCAGCTGTTAGAAGAAATGGAAATTTTAAATTGTTTAGAACTTATAAAAATAAATTTTCTGAAATAGAGGAAGATCTTGTTTCAAATAATGGATATTCAAAGTTTTTAAACGGACATAAATTACCTGAATTAGAAAATTCTAAAGCAAAAAGTAATGAAAATGCTGTAAATTCTGTTCATTATTTTTCTGTTTTACCTTACGGATTAAATGATGAAGCTGTTCGAAAAAAATTATTACCATCTGCAACTATAAAAGGTAAAGAATATTATAAAATAGAAGTTACATTTTCTGAAAATGGCGGAGGAGAAGATTTTGAAGATGTATTTATTTATTGGATTGGTAAAAAGGATTTTTTAATTGATTATTTAGCGTATGCTTATCATACAAATGGCGGAGGAAAACGTTTTAGAGTTTTAAAAGAACAATGTAGTATAAACGGAATTCGTTTTGTAGATTATCATAATTATAAGCCAGAAAATACTTCAATTGCATTAATTGATACTGATAAAGCTTTTGAAAATAATCAGCTTAAAAAAATATCTGAAATTGTTTTAGAAGATATTGAAGTTAAAATTTTAGAGTAA
- the smpB gene encoding SsrA-binding protein SmpB gives MTVQKKINIQNKKARFEYEILDKYVAGIQLTGTEIKSIRLSQARITESFCEFNDRGELFIVNMYIQEYMFGHHFNHKPKSERRLLMNKRELRSLKKDVEAKGNTIVPLRLFLNDRGLAKLEIALAKGKQTHDKREVIKDRDNKRDLSRIKKNFNG, from the coding sequence ATGACTGTTCAGAAAAAAATAAACATACAGAATAAAAAAGCGCGTTTCGAATATGAAATTCTAGACAAATATGTTGCTGGAATTCAGTTAACAGGAACAGAAATTAAGTCTATAAGATTAAGTCAGGCAAGAATCACAGAAAGCTTTTGTGAGTTTAACGATCGTGGAGAATTGTTTATCGTAAATATGTACATTCAAGAATATATGTTTGGGCATCACTTTAACCACAAGCCCAAAAGCGAGCGTAGACTTTTAATGAATAAACGCGAGTTAAGAAGTCTTAAAAAAGATGTGGAAGCTAAAGGTAACACGATTGTTCCTTTACGTTTATTTCTAAATGACAGAGGTTTAGCCAAATTAGAAATTGCTTTAGCAAAAGGAAAACAAACACACGATAAACGCGAAGTGATAAAAGATAGAGACAACAAACGTGATTTATCTAGAATTAAGAAAAATTTTAACGGATAA
- a CDS encoding Maf-like protein, giving the protein MLKEKLKNYHIILASGSPRRQQFFKDLDIDFDIQLKEVDEIYPHKLKGSEITDYLADLKSKAFTNLSENDILITSDTIVWLENKALGKPKDTQDAFNMLRALSGKKHEVITSISIKNKHFQKIINDTTFVTFKEISDEEINYYIKNYSPLDKAGAYGIQEWIGFIAISNIEGSYFNVVGLPVHKLYEELMKL; this is encoded by the coding sequence ATGTTAAAAGAAAAACTTAAAAATTATCATATTATTTTAGCTTCAGGATCTCCTAGAAGGCAGCAATTTTTTAAAGATTTAGATATTGATTTTGATATTCAATTAAAAGAAGTTGATGAAATTTATCCGCATAAATTAAAAGGAAGTGAAATTACAGATTATTTAGCTGATTTAAAATCAAAAGCATTTACAAATTTATCAGAAAATGACATCTTAATTACTTCGGATACCATTGTTTGGCTAGAAAATAAAGCTTTAGGAAAACCAAAAGACACACAAGATGCTTTTAATATGTTAAGAGCTTTATCTGGCAAAAAACATGAAGTAATTACTTCGATAAGTATAAAAAACAAGCATTTTCAGAAAATTATAAATGATACTACTTTTGTTACTTTCAAAGAAATTTCTGATGAAGAGATTAATTATTACATCAAAAATTATAGTCCTTTAGACAAAGCTGGAGCGTATGGAATTCAAGAATGGATTGGTTTTATTGCAATTTCAAATATAGAAGGAAGTTATTTTAATGTTGTTGGTTTGCCTGTGCACAAACTGTACGAAGAATTAATGAAGTTGTAG
- a CDS encoding transketolase family protein, with product MKKYTYTEKKDTRSGFGDGLTELGRTNPNVVALCADLIGSLKMDQFIKENPERFFQIGIAEANMIGIAAGLTIGGKIPFTGTFANFSTGRVYDQIRQSVAYSGKNVKICASHAGVTLGEDGATHQILEDIGLMKMLPGMTVINPCDYNQTKAATIAIADFDGPVYLRFGRPKVPVFMPTDEEFVIGKGIQLTEGTDVTIVATGHLVWESLQAAEQLEAEGISVDVINIHTIKPLDEEIILKSIAKTGCIVTAEEHNKLGGLGESVARTLALNNPTPQEFVATNDTFGESGTPEQLMAKYGLDAAAVVKAVKKVISRK from the coding sequence ATGAAAAAATACACGTACACAGAAAAAAAAGATACTCGTTCTGGCTTTGGTGATGGTTTAACGGAATTAGGAAGAACAAATCCAAACGTAGTTGCTTTATGTGCAGATTTAATTGGTTCTTTAAAAATGGATCAATTTATAAAAGAAAATCCAGAAAGATTTTTCCAAATAGGAATAGCAGAAGCAAATATGATTGGTATTGCTGCTGGTTTAACAATTGGAGGTAAAATTCCTTTTACAGGAACATTTGCAAATTTTTCTACTGGGCGTGTTTACGATCAAATTCGCCAATCGGTTGCTTATTCTGGTAAAAACGTAAAAATTTGTGCTTCTCACGCAGGTGTAACTTTAGGTGAAGATGGAGCAACACATCAAATATTAGAAGATATTGGTTTGATGAAAATGTTACCTGGAATGACAGTTATTAATCCTTGTGATTATAATCAAACCAAAGCAGCAACGATTGCAATTGCAGATTTTGACGGTCCTGTTTATTTACGTTTTGGGCGTCCAAAAGTGCCTGTATTTATGCCAACTGATGAAGAATTTGTAATTGGTAAAGGAATTCAATTAACAGAAGGAACAGATGTTACTATTGTTGCAACAGGTCATTTAGTTTGGGAATCTTTACAAGCTGCAGAACAATTAGAAGCAGAAGGAATTTCTGTTGATGTTATAAATATTCATACTATTAAGCCTTTAGATGAAGAAATTATCTTAAAATCTATTGCTAAAACAGGATGTATTGTTACTGCAGAAGAGCATAATAAATTAGGTGGTTTAGGCGAAAGTGTTGCAAGAACATTGGCTTTAAACAATCCAACTCCTCAAGAATTTGTTGCAACTAATGATACTTTTGGAGAATCTGGAACTCCAGAACAATTAATGGCAAAATATGGTTTAGATGCTGCTGCAGTTGTAAAAGCTGTTAAAAAAGTAATATCTCGAAAATAA
- a CDS encoding outer membrane beta-barrel protein yields MKKIILIMFLTFAISETTNAQIDFGIKGGVNYNNNGDATFSTAGNDIIDGAESKSGYHAGIWFRGKLPIIGLYLRPEIVYTQIKSEYLYKSLSTDYDFKKLDVPVLLGKKVLGFGNIFIGPSFQYILEDEFKFSTLSTDDFDKFSVGLQMGFGVEFGSLGIDVRWERGLSNTEANFVDSNTNVNIDNRTNQIIFGVSIKL; encoded by the coding sequence ATGAAAAAAATAATTTTAATAATGTTTTTGACTTTTGCAATAAGCGAAACTACAAACGCACAAATAGATTTTGGTATTAAAGGTGGTGTAAACTATAACAATAATGGTGATGCAACTTTTTCTACGGCTGGTAACGATATAATAGACGGAGCAGAATCTAAATCTGGATATCATGCCGGAATTTGGTTTAGAGGAAAATTACCTATTATAGGTTTATATTTAAGACCAGAAATTGTTTACACACAAATAAAAAGCGAATACTTATACAAAAGTTTATCAACAGATTATGACTTTAAGAAATTAGATGTTCCTGTATTATTAGGGAAAAAAGTTTTAGGTTTTGGAAATATTTTTATTGGTCCATCTTTTCAATATATTTTAGAAGATGAATTTAAATTTTCTACTCTTTCTACCGATGATTTTGACAAATTTTCTGTTGGATTACAAATGGGTTTTGGAGTAGAGTTTGGAAGTTTAGGTATTGATGTTCGTTGGGAAAGAGGACTATCTAATACCGAAGCTAACTTTGTAGACAGTAATACTAATGTTAATATTGATAATAGGACTAATCAAATTATTTTTGGCGTATCTATAAAACTTTAA